A part of Falco cherrug isolate bFalChe1 chromosome 16, bFalChe1.pri, whole genome shotgun sequence genomic DNA contains:
- the LOC129737508 gene encoding olfactory receptor 14C36-like, whose translation MAYDRYVAICQPPHYGTLLGSRPCVHMAVGLYSSDVLYALLHTANTLSLALCHGNALDQFFCEIPQILKLSCSHAYLREAGLIVVSACLFFGCFFFIVLSYVQIFRAVLRIPSEQGRHKAFCTCPPHLAMVSIFLSTVMFAYLKPPSISSPSLDMVVSVLYSVVPPAVNHLIYSMRNKELKDALKKLM comes from the coding sequence ATGGCGTATGACCGCTACGTGGCCATCTGCCAACCCCCGCACTacgggaccctgctgggcagcagacCTTGTGTCCACATGGCAGTAGGTCTCTATAGCAGTGATGTTCTCTACGCTTTACTGCACACAGCCAATACACTTTCACTGGCACTCTGCCACGGCAATGCCCTGGACCAgttcttctgtgaaatcccacagatcctcaagctctcctgctcacaTGCCTACCTCAGGGAAGCTGGGCTTATTGTAGTTAGTGCCTGTTTAttctttggctgtttttttttcattgtgctgTCCTACgtgcagatcttcagggctgtgctgaggattccctctgagcagggacggCACAAAGCCTTTTGCACGTGCCCCCCTCACCTGGCCATGGTCTCCATCTTTCTCAGCACTGTCATGTTTGCCTACCTGAAGCCCCCCTcaatctcctccccatccctggataTGGTGGTGTCAGTCCTGTACTcggtggtgcctccagcagtgaaccacctcatctacagcatgaggaacaAGGAGCTCAAGGATGCACTGAAGAAGCTCATGTAA